Proteins encoded within one genomic window of Bradyrhizobium sp. AZCC 1719:
- a CDS encoding universal stress protein, with product MAFKDILLTLTSYPDPTPVSVAEDAVAIATALGAHLSAVACEVHVEVPGHFLSGSTANIPGIIAGEMEKSRKSARDMLAAFDVAANKAGILHESILEKCPTFAVPDLLADYARLRDLTIVPVPESYDQWYAEAVIFGSGRPTLVLPESPRARPFELGTVAIAWDFSRAAARAISDAMPMLEKARKARIVTVTNEKKLDSKHSAEALAKNLARHGIDVVLDKVDANGRPIGEVLEAYTASHRVDVLVMGAYGHSRLREFILGGATKSLLSKPPLPILMSH from the coding sequence ATGGCGTTCAAGGACATTCTGCTGACACTGACGAGCTATCCCGATCCTACCCCGGTTTCGGTCGCCGAGGATGCGGTTGCGATCGCCACAGCGCTTGGCGCTCACCTTTCGGCGGTAGCTTGCGAGGTGCATGTGGAAGTGCCCGGGCATTTCCTTTCCGGATCGACGGCCAATATTCCCGGGATCATTGCGGGCGAAATGGAAAAGAGCCGGAAGAGCGCCAGGGACATGCTGGCTGCATTCGATGTCGCCGCAAACAAGGCCGGCATTCTGCATGAGAGCATTCTCGAGAAATGCCCGACCTTTGCCGTGCCGGATCTCCTGGCGGATTACGCGCGGCTTCGCGACCTCACCATTGTGCCGGTGCCGGAAAGCTACGACCAGTGGTACGCAGAAGCCGTGATATTCGGATCGGGTCGACCTACCCTCGTCCTGCCGGAGAGCCCGCGGGCCCGTCCGTTCGAGCTGGGGACGGTCGCCATCGCCTGGGATTTCAGTCGTGCTGCGGCCCGGGCGATTTCTGATGCGATGCCGATGCTCGAAAAGGCGCGTAAGGCGCGGATCGTTACCGTCACCAACGAAAAGAAGTTGGATAGCAAGCATTCCGCCGAAGCGCTGGCAAAAAACCTGGCGCGACACGGCATCGACGTCGTGCTCGACAAGGTCGACGCCAACGGCCGGCCGATCGGCGAGGTGCTCGAAGCCTATACGGCATCACATCGGGTCGACGTTCTCGTGATGGGCGCCTATGGACATTCGCGATTGCGCGAATTCATCCTTGGTGGTGCCACGAAGAGCCTGCTGTCGAAGCCGCCGCTCCCGATTCTGATGTCGCATTGA
- a CDS encoding cation-translocating P-type ATPase, with protein sequence MKPFSGLSEAEAAARLQAEGHNELPQPDRRTPFRIAIEVLREPMLALLLVGGVVYLALGDLKEAIILVAFATMSIVITVVQETRTERVLEALRDLTSPRALVIRDGERKRIAGRDVVRGDLVVLSEGDRVPADAILLRCGDLQADESMLTGESVPVRKVAWDDRTTSVPQPPGGDGLPQVFSGSLVVQGSGLAEVTAIGVQSEIGKIGQSLANLETEPPRLQAQTRRVVRLFAVLGGGVSVLAVLLYGIMRGGWLDAVLAGIALGMSMLPEEFPVVLTVFMAMGAWRISLARVLTRRAAAIETLGSATVLCTDKTGTLTENRMTIVELRLKDGNVFRPQAGADMPPQFHELSEFGLLASAPDPFDPMERAFHTLARERLTEASYPHPRWKLVHTYGLRPDLLAVTHIWQTDGDRREYLVATKGAPEAIAGLCRLSAADRTMLTQSIDVMASAGLRVLGVARATHAGPHWPASPRELGFEFLGLVGLADPLRASVVEAVRECRSAGIKAVMITGDYPATANAIAHQAGLARGELVTGEQLEKLSEAELAGRVRTASVFARISPNQKLRIVNAYKGNGEVVAMTGDGVNDAPSLKAAHIGIAMGGRGTDVAREASAIVLLDDDFGSIVKAIRLGRRIYDNLRKAMGFIFAVHIPIAGLALLPLVFGLPLLFGPIHIAFLEMVIDPVCSLVFEAETEEDDVMRRPPRSPDEPLFSQALVAWSLLQGLLAFVVVGAIFVAALRWGMPVPEVRALTFFSLIIVIVSLILVNRSFSASLLAALRRPNRSLAAVLAAVAVILALTLLWPFANQLFAFGPLHADDLALTLGAGVIALLVLEMLKPLLRPRLQSRTRPTQPLAMDQTAKTTAR encoded by the coding sequence ATGAAACCGTTTTCCGGCCTCAGTGAAGCCGAGGCAGCGGCGCGGCTGCAGGCCGAGGGGCACAACGAGCTCCCCCAACCGGATCGGCGTACGCCGTTTCGAATAGCGATCGAGGTGCTGCGCGAGCCGATGCTGGCGCTGCTCCTGGTCGGCGGCGTCGTTTACCTGGCGCTTGGCGACCTGAAAGAGGCGATCATCCTGGTTGCCTTCGCGACCATGTCGATCGTGATCACCGTGGTGCAGGAGACGCGGACCGAGCGCGTGCTGGAAGCGTTACGCGACCTCACCAGTCCCCGCGCGCTCGTCATTCGCGACGGTGAGCGCAAGCGGATTGCAGGTCGAGACGTGGTGCGCGGCGACCTCGTCGTTCTATCCGAAGGCGACCGCGTGCCCGCGGACGCCATCCTTTTGCGCTGCGGCGATCTGCAGGCCGACGAGTCGATGTTGACCGGCGAATCCGTGCCCGTGCGCAAGGTCGCCTGGGATGATCGCACCACATCCGTACCGCAACCTCCGGGAGGCGACGGCCTGCCGCAGGTGTTCTCCGGCTCGCTGGTGGTGCAGGGCTCGGGGCTGGCGGAAGTAACCGCTATCGGCGTGCAAAGCGAGATCGGCAAGATTGGCCAATCGCTGGCCAATCTCGAAACCGAACCGCCGCGCCTGCAGGCGCAGACACGGCGCGTCGTCCGGCTGTTCGCCGTTCTCGGCGGCGGGGTGAGCGTGCTCGCGGTATTGCTCTACGGCATCATGCGCGGCGGATGGCTGGATGCCGTGCTGGCCGGCATTGCGCTGGGCATGTCGATGCTGCCCGAAGAGTTTCCGGTTGTCCTGACTGTCTTCATGGCAATGGGAGCGTGGCGAATTTCACTGGCGCGCGTGCTGACGCGCCGCGCGGCGGCGATCGAGACGCTAGGCTCTGCCACCGTCCTGTGCACCGACAAGACCGGGACTCTCACGGAAAACCGGATGACGATCGTCGAGTTGCGGCTGAAGGATGGAAACGTCTTCCGCCCGCAAGCCGGAGCAGACATGCCACCACAGTTCCATGAACTGAGCGAGTTTGGCCTGCTCGCGAGCGCGCCCGATCCGTTCGACCCGATGGAGCGGGCGTTCCATACTCTGGCGCGGGAGCGGTTGACCGAGGCTTCGTATCCGCATCCACGCTGGAAACTGGTGCATACCTATGGTCTTCGACCCGATCTCCTCGCCGTAACCCATATCTGGCAAACGGATGGCGACAGGCGGGAATACCTCGTCGCCACGAAGGGCGCTCCCGAAGCGATCGCAGGTCTGTGCCGGCTCAGCGCAGCCGACCGCACCATGCTGACGCAATCCATTGATGTGATGGCCTCCGCTGGCCTGCGTGTGCTGGGCGTTGCGCGCGCCACTCACGCCGGACCGCACTGGCCCGCGTCGCCGCGCGAACTGGGCTTTGAGTTCCTGGGACTTGTCGGCCTTGCCGATCCGCTGCGCGCCAGCGTCGTCGAGGCGGTCCGCGAATGCCGGTCCGCCGGGATCAAAGCCGTCATGATCACCGGTGACTATCCGGCGACCGCAAACGCGATCGCCCATCAGGCCGGGCTCGCGCGTGGCGAACTCGTGACTGGCGAACAGCTCGAGAAGTTGAGCGAGGCCGAACTGGCCGGCCGGGTGCGGACAGCAAGTGTCTTTGCACGGATCTCGCCGAACCAGAAACTGCGTATCGTCAACGCCTACAAGGGCAACGGCGAGGTTGTCGCAATGACCGGCGATGGCGTCAATGATGCGCCTTCGCTGAAGGCTGCCCATATCGGCATCGCCATGGGTGGACGCGGAACGGATGTGGCGCGCGAAGCTTCCGCCATCGTGCTGCTCGACGATGATTTTGGCTCCATCGTCAAGGCGATCCGTCTTGGGCGCCGCATCTATGACAATTTGCGCAAGGCGATGGGCTTCATCTTTGCCGTCCACATCCCCATTGCGGGCCTGGCACTGCTGCCGCTGGTGTTCGGCCTGCCTCTCCTGTTCGGACCGATCCACATTGCCTTCCTCGAAATGGTGATCGATCCCGTCTGCTCGCTGGTGTTCGAGGCCGAAACCGAAGAGGACGATGTCATGCGGCGACCGCCGCGCTCCCCCGACGAGCCGCTGTTCTCGCAGGCGTTGGTTGCCTGGAGCCTGCTGCAGGGACTGCTGGCGTTTGTGGTCGTGGGGGCCATTTTCGTCGCGGCGCTGCGATGGGGAATGCCGGTACCCGAAGTGCGGGCGCTGACGTTCTTTTCGCTGATCATCGTGATCGTCAGCCTCATCCTGGTCAACCGCTCCTTCAGCGCATCGCTGCTTGCCGCGCTCCGGCGGCCGAATCGGAGCTTGGCTGCGGTGCTCGCCGCCGTCGCCGTCATCTTGGCCCTCACCTTGCTCTGGCCGTTTGCGAACCAGCTCTTCGCGTTCGGCCCTCTCCACGCCGACGACCTGGCCCTGACGCTGGGCGCCGGCGTCATCGCGCTGCTCGTGCTGGAAATGCTCAAGCCGTTACTGCGCCCGCGGCTGCAGTCGCGGACCCGGCCGACGCAGCCACTTGCGATGGATCAAACGGCAAAAACGACGGCACGGTAA
- a CDS encoding phage holin family protein, whose protein sequence is MNSENVVKHLRALWRTDRIIAEIRMRHMLVGLGLRAFAALIAAFGLLMLELSAYFALVQIWSAISAAAILGTANFVIAAVLFVAGGRPAAGRELELATEIHGSAVEALQGEARALQSQFTGMVQHPLNSVLPLVLVPLITIIVKSLKKSRATAPVPKASAEPS, encoded by the coding sequence GTGAACAGCGAGAACGTCGTCAAGCATTTGCGCGCACTCTGGCGCACCGATCGCATCATCGCGGAGATCCGGATGCGGCACATGCTGGTTGGGCTCGGCTTGCGGGCGTTCGCGGCGCTGATTGCGGCCTTCGGCCTGTTGATGCTGGAGCTCTCGGCCTATTTCGCGCTGGTGCAGATCTGGAGCGCGATTTCCGCGGCAGCAATTCTCGGCACCGCCAATTTCGTGATTGCGGCCGTCTTGTTCGTCGCTGGCGGAAGACCTGCCGCAGGCCGCGAGCTCGAACTGGCGACCGAAATTCACGGCTCCGCGGTCGAGGCCTTGCAAGGCGAGGCCCGCGCCCTGCAATCGCAATTCACCGGCATGGTGCAGCATCCCCTGAACAGCGTGCTGCCATTGGTGCTGGTGCCGCTGATTACGATCATCGTCAAGAGCCTCAAGAAATCCAGGGCGACTGCCCCCGTGCCTAAGGCCTCGGCTGAGCCGAGCTGA
- a CDS encoding ABC transporter permease has protein sequence MATAPLLTVTPSGDALEVRPGGSWTASNAATLEQLSNDIAPQLDRAAAVKVDMAGVRELDTLGAWLLEKMSRRVTSVGHRADIIGIADNYAGLIDEVRQVNRRTPAAAPARNPVVAKLGDIGRATIGSSEDIAAFLQMLGSLCIAILGVLRRPRSLRLTSLTYQLYRVGWQAIPIVVLITFLIGAIIAQQGIFHFRKFGADSYVVDMVGILVLRELGVLIVAIMVAGRSGSAYTAELGSMKMREEIDALSTMGLDPIEVLMLPRILALACALPILSFIGSMAALYGGGLVAWFYGGMGPAIFLARLHDAVSVTHFEVGIIKAPFMALVIGIVACSEGLRVKGSAESLGKQTTTSVVKSIFLVIVLDGVFAVFFASIGM, from the coding sequence TTGGCGACCGCACCTCTGCTAACGGTGACGCCATCGGGCGATGCGCTTGAGGTGCGTCCAGGCGGCTCCTGGACGGCTTCGAATGCAGCGACGCTCGAACAGCTTTCCAATGACATCGCGCCGCAGCTCGATCGAGCCGCTGCCGTCAAGGTCGATATGGCCGGGGTGCGCGAACTCGACACGCTCGGCGCCTGGTTATTGGAGAAGATGTCGCGGCGGGTCACTTCCGTCGGTCACCGCGCCGACATCATCGGTATTGCCGACAATTATGCCGGCCTGATCGACGAGGTTCGCCAGGTCAACCGGCGAACGCCCGCGGCGGCACCGGCGCGCAATCCCGTCGTGGCAAAGCTCGGCGATATCGGCCGCGCGACGATCGGTTCGAGCGAAGATATCGCCGCATTCCTGCAGATGCTGGGCTCGCTGTGCATCGCCATCCTGGGCGTCCTGCGGCGGCCGCGATCGCTGCGGCTGACGTCGCTGACCTACCAGCTCTATCGCGTCGGCTGGCAGGCGATACCTATCGTCGTGCTGATCACCTTCCTGATCGGCGCCATCATTGCGCAGCAGGGCATTTTCCATTTCCGCAAGTTCGGCGCGGATTCCTATGTCGTCGACATGGTCGGCATTCTCGTGCTGCGCGAACTCGGCGTTCTGATCGTCGCCATCATGGTCGCGGGACGTTCGGGTAGCGCCTATACCGCCGAACTCGGCTCGATGAAGATGCGCGAGGAGATCGACGCGCTGTCGACGATGGGGCTGGATCCGATCGAAGTTCTGATGCTGCCGCGGATCCTGGCGCTGGCTTGCGCGCTGCCGATCCTGAGCTTCATCGGCTCGATGGCGGCGCTCTACGGCGGCGGCCTCGTCGCCTGGTTCTACGGCGGCATGGGGCCGGCGATCTTCCTCGCGCGGCTGCATGACGCCGTCTCCGTCACCCATTTCGAGGTCGGGATCATCAAGGCGCCGTTCATGGCGCTGGTGATCGGCATCGTCGCCTGCAGCGAAGGCCTGCGCGTGAAGGGCAGTGCCGAGTCGCTCGGCAAGCAGACCACCACATCGGTGGTCAAATCGATCTTCCTGGTCATCGTGCTCGACGGCGTCTTCGCCGTGTTCTTTGCATCGATCGGAATGTAG